A portion of the Candidatus Schekmanbacteria bacterium genome contains these proteins:
- a CDS encoding S8 family serine peptidase: MKKIIMIVAAVLFFCNIPLSVTSAEPAASFSHDNGMTVSATSSAASSKSKRAAKITIGSTINGKIKKSDSKLSGGKYYDRYKFSGSADQRVIIEMSSTKIDSYITLYKKSGTYLEYLGEDNDSGGGLNAKLVYLLPSNGTYVIFAESFVKKQVGSYTLSLAEAGIGSLSGKLSIQGYNTINEEESNDSLELAQPINSLPLEIFGDASSTDSGYAPPLSSITVQDLYVITSSYPISIRLESDAAEADFDIYVLGPLGGIFRKSENAGSSESIEFAPIFTQIVYIGVRAKSGSGNYRLTIDYINNGTSYSLKGNMNGNIPEFVPGEAVVKYKKGKTPDASALKSDRSFRVLLSGKEDEVSLVEFDVNSVTTGTGSARTASAEDKKQLTVEMIEKLMMDNNVEYAEPNYIYHALKTPDDPYYTRQWHYNSINLPAAWDVTTGDDSVIAAVIDTGILSKHPDLQGRITDDGYDFINDVSNSLDGDGIDSNPEDPGDDPNHNNSSYHGSHVAGTIGAATDNSTGVAGVTWSGKIMPLRVLGATGGTNYDISQAIRYAAGLSNVSGTKPAKKADVMNMSLGGGAYSKTMADAVKAAINAGVTVVAAAGNDSSSSPSYPAAYDSVVSVGAVDYALKLSYYSNFGNTTIVAPGGDTNADKNSDGYPDGVLSTLKFDSTGQYGYEYYQGTSMASPHVAGVVSLIQAARIQNGFAKLSPASVTQILKDTATDLGTSGNDSKYGYGLVNAEAAVKKAIEISGSGDPILSASVEKINFGIGTDEVQFTLSNSGGGTLNITSINSTETWLTVTPTISTTISAGESALFMADVDRTGLADGSYSAAINIVSDGGSSGISVTMQIGAVAARDAGKIFVLVVNSVSYDTEGEADADFAGNYEYVMTDVPEGDYFVVAGTDRNNDGYICDQGDACGYYPTTNQPSLVTINADAETSGIDFSVEEQVSLTSQQTGRKGYKLLHR; the protein is encoded by the coding sequence ATGAAGAAAATAATAATGATTGTCGCAGCAGTTCTTTTCTTTTGCAATATTCCACTATCTGTAACTTCGGCTGAACCAGCAGCCTCCTTTTCCCATGATAACGGTATGACCGTATCAGCAACTTCATCTGCAGCAAGCAGTAAATCCAAAAGAGCTGCCAAAATTACGATTGGAAGCACTATTAATGGAAAAATAAAGAAATCTGATTCAAAGCTTTCGGGCGGTAAATATTATGACAGATATAAATTTTCCGGAAGTGCTGACCAGCGGGTAATCATAGAAATGAGCTCTACTAAGATAGACAGCTATATCACGCTTTATAAAAAAAGCGGGACCTATCTTGAGTATCTTGGGGAAGATAATGACAGCGGCGGCGGGCTCAATGCAAAGCTTGTTTATCTTCTTCCCTCAAATGGCACATACGTTATTTTTGCAGAAAGTTTCGTAAAGAAGCAAGTTGGCAGTTATACCCTTTCATTGGCTGAGGCAGGAATCGGAAGTCTTTCGGGAAAACTCTCCATACAAGGATACAATACAATAAATGAGGAAGAGTCGAATGACAGTCTCGAATTAGCTCAACCCATAAACTCATTACCCTTAGAAATATTTGGCGATGCATCTTCAACTGATTCCGGATATGCCCCTCCTCTTTCTTCAATCACTGTTCAGGACCTGTACGTGATAACTTCTTCATATCCTATTTCAATCCGCCTTGAAAGTGATGCTGCTGAAGCAGATTTTGACATTTATGTTTTAGGGCCCTTAGGAGGGATATTCAGGAAGTCTGAAAATGCGGGAAGCAGTGAAAGTATAGAGTTTGCTCCGATATTTACTCAAATAGTATACATAGGAGTAAGAGCCAAGAGCGGTTCAGGCAATTACAGGCTTACAATAGATTACATAAATAATGGTACAAGTTACAGCTTAAAAGGAAATATGAACGGGAATATTCCAGAGTTTGTCCCGGGAGAAGCAGTAGTAAAATATAAAAAAGGTAAAACGCCTGATGCATCTGCTTTAAAATCAGATAGGAGTTTCAGAGTCCTTTTATCTGGAAAAGAAGATGAAGTGTCTCTTGTGGAGTTTGATGTGAATTCAGTTACAACCGGCACCGGGAGTGCAAGGACTGCAAGCGCAGAAGATAAAAAACAGCTTACGGTCGAAATGATAGAAAAGCTCATGATGGATAATAATGTCGAATATGCGGAACCAAACTATATTTATCATGCTTTGAAAACCCCTGATGACCCTTATTACACAAGGCAGTGGCATTATAACTCCATCAATCTTCCTGCGGCATGGGATGTAACCACAGGAGACGACAGTGTCATTGCTGCAGTTATAGATACCGGTATTCTTTCAAAGCATCCTGATTTGCAGGGAAGAATCACTGATGATGGTTATGACTTTATAAATGATGTAAGCAATTCTCTTGATGGAGACGGGATTGACTCCAATCCGGAAGATCCCGGTGATGACCCTAATCACAATAATAGCAGTTATCACGGCAGTCATGTTGCCGGGACAATAGGCGCAGCCACAGATAACTCAACCGGTGTAGCCGGTGTTACCTGGTCTGGGAAAATAATGCCTTTGCGTGTGCTTGGAGCTACGGGCGGAACTAATTATGATATATCGCAGGCAATAAGATATGCGGCAGGGCTTAGCAATGTTTCCGGGACAAAGCCGGCAAAAAAAGCTGATGTTATGAACATGAGCCTTGGAGGAGGCGCATACTCGAAGACAATGGCTGATGCTGTAAAGGCGGCTATCAATGCAGGGGTTACAGTTGTAGCTGCGGCAGGGAATGACTCAAGTTCTTCGCCAAGCTATCCGGCTGCCTATGACAGTGTTGTTTCTGTTGGAGCAGTGGATTACGCATTAAAGCTTTCCTATTATTCTAATTTTGGCAATACAACTATTGTTGCTCCCGGTGGTGATACCAACGCTGACAAAAATAGTGACGGATATCCTGACGGAGTATTAAGCACATTAAAATTTGATAGCACTGGTCAGTATGGTTATGAATATTATCAGGGGACTTCCATGGCATCCCCTCATGTTGCAGGCGTAGTAAGCCTGATACAGGCGGCAAGGATCCAGAATGGGTTTGCCAAACTCTCTCCTGCGTCCGTGACTCAGATACTAAAGGACACAGCGACAGACCTCGGTACTTCTGGAAATGATTCCAAGTATGGTTACGGGCTTGTTAATGCAGAGGCTGCGGTAAAAAAAGCAATAGAGATTTCCGGCAGTGGGGATCCAATATTGTCCGCATCAGTAGAGAAAATTAATTTCGGGATAGGCACTGATGAAGTGCAGTTTACTTTGAGCAATTCAGGAGGCGGGACCCTGAATATTACAAGTATCAATTCAACAGAAACCTGGCTTACAGTCACTCCTACTATTTCCACTACCATATCTGCCGGTGAATCAGCGCTCTTTATGGCTGATGTGGACAGGACAGGGCTTGCAGACGGCAGTTATTCTGCTGCAATAAATATTGTATCTGACGGAGGCAGTTCAGGTATCTCTGTTACAATGCAGATTGGTGCAGTTGCGGCAAGGGATGCAGGAAAGATCTTCGTCCTTGTCGTAAATTCAGTAAGCTATGATACTGAAGGGGAGGCGGATGCTGACTTTGCAGGTAACTATGAATATGTAATGACTGATGTTCCTGAGGGAGATTATTTCGTTGTTGCCGGTACGGACAGGAATAATGACGGATATATTTGCGATCAGGGAGATGCTTGCGGTTACTATCCGACAACAAACCAACCCTCTCTTGTCACAATAAATGCTGATGCAGAAACCTCCGGGATAGACTTTTCTGTTGAAGAACAGGTAAGTCTCACATCCCAGCAAACAGGACGCAAGGGCTATAAACTCCTTCATAGGTAG
- a CDS encoding PQQ-dependent sugar dehydrogenase has protein sequence MKNNKRFFTFIIFLFALSFYAKGYCLTPSIDTEFVTGGLSNPTSITHAGDGSGRLFITLQQGKILIYDGTKILSQPFLDITSLVSCCDERGLLSIVFHPDYSNNGFFYIDYTDIDGNTVIARYSVSSDADVADKDSAQTIIKIKQPFANHNGGELQFGPDGYLYIGMGDGGSTGDPNNNAQNLKSLLGKILRIDIDRGTPYAIPPNNPFIKKTKAKKEIWAYGLRNPWRFSFDRLTGALFIGDVGQNKWEEIDFERAVSKGGKNYGWRRMEGKHCYDPATNCNNGSLTLPILEYSHSKGCSVTGGYRYRGTEISALYGYYLYSDYCSGTIWGAKKKKSGKWKSLKLLDTGQSVSTFGEDENGEIYFATYDSVNGAIYRIIAGK, from the coding sequence ATGAAAAACAACAAAAGGTTTTTTACATTTATTATTTTCTTGTTTGCTCTTTCATTTTACGCAAAAGGCTATTGCCTAACACCTTCAATAGACACAGAGTTTGTAACAGGAGGGCTTTCAAACCCAACATCTATAACCCATGCAGGCGACGGCTCAGGCCGGTTATTCATTACACTTCAGCAGGGAAAGATTCTAATCTATGATGGAACTAAAATTTTATCCCAGCCCTTTCTTGATATAACCTCCCTTGTTTCCTGTTGTGATGAAAGGGGACTTTTGAGTATTGTTTTTCATCCTGATTACAGCAACAACGGATTCTTCTATATTGATTACACTGATATCGACGGCAACACTGTAATCGCCCGTTACTCTGTCTCATCTGATGCTGATGTTGCAGACAAGGATTCTGCTCAAACTATAATTAAAATCAAACAACCTTTTGCAAACCACAATGGAGGCGAGCTTCAGTTCGGTCCTGACGGATACCTTTATATTGGAATGGGGGATGGAGGCTCGACCGGCGACCCTAACAACAATGCCCAAAATCTCAAATCATTGCTCGGAAAAATATTGCGCATCGATATTGACAGAGGAACTCCATATGCAATCCCGCCAAACAATCCTTTCATAAAAAAAACAAAGGCAAAAAAAGAGATTTGGGCATACGGACTTAGGAATCCATGGCGCTTCAGCTTCGATAGACTGACAGGTGCCCTATTCATTGGAGACGTCGGGCAGAACAAATGGGAAGAGATTGATTTTGAGCGGGCAGTCAGCAAGGGAGGTAAAAATTACGGATGGAGGCGTATGGAGGGAAAACATTGCTATGACCCGGCAACTAACTGCAATAATGGTTCGCTAACACTGCCAATACTCGAGTATAGTCATTCAAAGGGATGTTCAGTAACAGGAGGATACCGTTACAGGGGAACGGAAATTAGTGCTCTTTACGGCTATTATCTTTATAGCGATTACTGCTCGGGAACAATCTGGGGCGCTAAGAAAAAAAAATCAGGCAAGTGGAAAAGCTTAAAACTTCTTGATACAGGGCAATCGGTTTCAACATTCGGTGAAGATGAGAATGGTGAAATTTACTTTGCTACCTATGATTCTGTTAATGGTGCAATCTACCGGATTATCGCAGGAAAGTAA
- a CDS encoding tetratricopeptide repeat protein, translated as MKRERLFSGLFIFFLSVLCLLIYWRTLNYPFHYDDALVIENNENIRNIADFKSIILSNPQRAVLNLSFAVNYAFGGLNTFGYHILNIAIHFLNGVFFYLLVMRLFPEKMSRTSAIFSSLLFLVNPVNVESVTYISSRSGLLCAFFYLLAILFYIKKNIILSLLFFIFSCFSKESGATLPLILLLIDYSRNAESGKKWNIKESLKNHSPYWGIILLVIIERIYSLGAVGNPNFQREALTQFYTQVRSFIFGLKLMLLPLNLNVDHYFPLSETITDAKFIISALFLIAVITLVYFFRKSAFLFFSFGWIFISQLPTLIIPVQDSFSERWLYLPSIGMAFFIASLLMSDLLIKKRLLKNSAIVLLAGAVFMLSSLAFERNHVWKDNLTLWTDALNKSPQKGRPYINVGNELLKMGRLNEASEMFKKASSISDLPQLSEMNLAYLAFSEGRLDEAERRLKSLIANIPDKPEPYYLLGTILEKAGKFDEAIAVFSDMKSRFPEYTDAVLYIGAIYMNTGRIDEGERVFNEVLARAPNNVKALMNLGSIAYLRGKSDEARQYYLKALDNDRGNADGWYNLGLISARSGNIDDALSDWDESLKISPRHEGALLSKGIALSMKGEYGAALDAFDTLIRINPKRSEAYQNAAQACEKMGDIKRAQEYLNMGGEIK; from the coding sequence ATGAAAAGAGAAAGATTATTTTCAGGACTTTTTATATTTTTTCTTTCTGTCCTTTGTCTTTTAATTTATTGGAGGACACTAAACTATCCCTTCCACTATGATGATGCGCTTGTCATTGAGAACAACGAGAATATCAGAAATATCGCTGATTTTAAGTCTATAATTCTGTCTAATCCCCAGAGAGCTGTGCTCAATTTATCTTTTGCCGTGAACTATGCCTTTGGAGGGCTTAACACATTTGGTTACCATATTTTAAATATAGCTATTCATTTTCTGAACGGGGTTTTCTTTTATCTCCTTGTCATGAGGCTTTTCCCGGAAAAGATGAGCCGGACTTCAGCGATTTTTTCATCTCTTCTTTTTCTTGTTAACCCTGTTAATGTTGAATCTGTTACCTATATCTCAAGCCGTTCCGGGCTTCTTTGCGCATTTTTTTATCTCCTTGCGATACTTTTCTATATCAAAAAAAATATTATTCTTTCTCTTCTTTTTTTCATATTTTCCTGTTTCAGCAAGGAGTCAGGGGCAACACTTCCATTAATACTGCTATTGATCGATTATTCGCGCAATGCGGAGAGCGGCAAAAAATGGAACATCAAAGAAAGCCTTAAAAACCACTCCCCCTACTGGGGAATAATCCTGCTTGTGATTATAGAGAGGATTTATTCTCTCGGCGCTGTGGGGAATCCCAACTTCCAGCGGGAGGCACTTACCCAGTTTTATACGCAGGTGAGATCATTTATATTTGGGTTGAAACTAATGTTGTTGCCTCTTAACCTAAATGTTGACCATTATTTCCCATTGTCTGAAACTATTACAGATGCAAAGTTTATAATTTCTGCTCTTTTTCTTATCGCTGTAATAACACTTGTTTATTTTTTCAGGAAATCAGCTTTTCTTTTTTTCTCTTTTGGGTGGATCTTCATATCACAGCTTCCGACGCTTATTATCCCGGTACAGGACAGCTTCAGCGAAAGATGGCTTTATCTCCCATCTATTGGAATGGCTTTTTTTATAGCATCACTTTTGATGTCAGACTTATTGATTAAGAAGAGATTGTTAAAAAATAGCGCCATTGTTTTACTTGCTGGCGCAGTCTTCATGCTTTCAAGTCTTGCATTTGAGCGCAATCATGTCTGGAAAGATAATCTCACTCTCTGGACTGATGCACTTAATAAATCACCTCAAAAGGGAAGACCCTATATCAATGTGGGTAACGAACTTTTAAAGATGGGAAGGCTTAATGAAGCATCCGAGATGTTCAAAAAAGCGTCATCCATTTCTGACCTTCCTCAGCTTAGTGAGATGAACCTTGCCTATCTTGCTTTCAGCGAAGGAAGATTAGACGAGGCAGAAAGAAGACTTAAAAGCCTTATTGCTAACATTCCTGACAAACCTGAACCTTATTATCTACTTGGTACAATCCTTGAGAAAGCCGGTAAATTTGATGAGGCGATAGCAGTCTTTTCTGATATGAAATCACGTTTCCCGGAATATACTGATGCTGTTTTGTATATTGGCGCAATATATATGAATACAGGAAGGATTGATGAAGGAGAGAGAGTTTTCAATGAAGTGCTTGCCCGTGCCCCCAATAATGTAAAGGCCCTTATGAATCTTGGAAGCATAGCATATCTTCGCGGCAAATCTGATGAAGCGAGGCAGTATTATCTTAAGGCTTTGGATAATGACAGGGGAAATGCAGATGGATGGTACAACCTTGGTCTGATTTCTGCCCGTTCCGGGAATATTGATGATGCTCTTTCCGATTGGGATGAATCTCTTAAAATCTCACCCCGGCATGAAGGTGCGCTCTTAAGCAAAGGGATTGCACTTTCAATGAAAGGTGAGTACGGTGCCGCCCTTGATGCATTTGACACTCTTATCCGGATAAACCCCAAACGGAGCGAAGCATACCAGAACGCTGCGCAAGCCTGCGAGAAGATGGGAGATATCAAAAGAGCACAGGAGTATTTAAATATGGGAGGGGAGATTAAATAA
- a CDS encoding glycosyltransferase family 2 protein, with product MKQKLTALIPSYNEEENIGACLESVKWADEVLVVDSFSTDRTIEIARKYTDRIIQHEYINSATQKNWAIPQASHKWILIVDSDERVTPRLRAEIELILEGNPSDSGFYIPRKNFFLGCEVKHGGWGYKNDLNIRLFMRDRGRYEEKEVHADMIIDGTVGMIKEPFIHYSYNSLDQYIRKMKRYTDWAAIDVCKKHKHIGVAHLLFRPCFTFFKMYVLKAGFLDGIRGIILAVLSSYYVYIKYAKAWERLYARQQNQQQEPS from the coding sequence ATGAAACAAAAACTAACAGCCCTGATTCCTTCTTATAATGAGGAAGAAAACATAGGCGCCTGCCTTGAAAGCGTAAAATGGGCAGACGAGGTCCTTGTCGTTGATTCCTTTAGCACCGACCGCACAATAGAGATAGCCCGCAAATACACTGACCGGATCATCCAGCATGAATACATAAACTCGGCTACACAGAAAAACTGGGCAATCCCGCAGGCATCGCATAAATGGATCCTCATTGTTGACAGCGACGAAAGGGTGACCCCTCGCCTTCGTGCAGAGATTGAACTGATACTTGAAGGGAATCCATCAGATTCAGGGTTCTACATCCCCAGAAAAAACTTCTTTTTAGGCTGTGAAGTAAAACATGGCGGCTGGGGTTATAAAAATGACCTCAACATACGTCTTTTCATGCGAGACAGGGGAAGATATGAGGAAAAGGAAGTCCATGCAGACATGATAATAGATGGAACAGTGGGAATGATTAAGGAGCCTTTCATACATTATTCATACAACTCATTAGACCAGTATATACGGAAAATGAAAAGATACACTGACTGGGCAGCCATAGATGTCTGCAAGAAGCACAAACATATCGGAGTCGCACATCTTTTATTCCGGCCATGCTTTACTTTTTTCAAAATGTATGTTTTAAAAGCGGGCTTTCTTGACGGAATTAGGGGGATCATCCTGGCAGTACTGTCATCTTATTATGTCTACATCAAATACGCAAAAGCCTGGGAAAGACTTTATGCCCGGCAACAAAACCAACAACAAGAACCTTCTTAA
- a CDS encoding glycosyltransferase family 9 protein encodes MPGNKTNNKNLLNRRILLVRNDKVGDLVIATPAIKALRDSFPTGYISALVSKYAQDVVKGNPHLDSVIVDDSKGTHKGISGIIRLAGELRKENFDTAVVVFPFLRTAILLILAGIPTRISTSGRWYQFLFNRTIYLKRSKAEKHEIDYALDLIKLAGAEPQHSMPEIFPAKEHFLYADEFLLSQGIKKEDILIGINPGSGLSARKWPEKNYGELSKALKKNFGAKVLIFWGPSEEKLAENVRINGGDECIIACKADILQLAALISRCSLFITNNTGPMHIAAATNVPMISIFDPKFACSPVRWGYEDSRRIVLKPDIKCTTSCDDRKCGYDECMDLVTVDMVMSAARKLI; translated from the coding sequence ATGCCCGGCAACAAAACCAACAACAAGAACCTTCTTAACCGGCGAATCCTGCTTGTAAGAAATGACAAGGTCGGAGATCTTGTCATTGCGACTCCGGCCATAAAGGCATTGAGAGATTCTTTTCCAACCGGTTACATATCAGCCCTTGTAAGCAAATATGCACAGGACGTGGTAAAGGGCAACCCCCATCTTGACAGTGTAATCGTTGATGATTCAAAAGGGACGCACAAAGGAATAAGCGGGATCATAAGACTTGCAGGTGAATTAAGAAAAGAGAATTTCGATACCGCTGTTGTAGTTTTTCCTTTCTTAAGAACAGCGATTCTTCTTATCCTTGCAGGAATACCAACAAGAATTTCTACAAGCGGAAGGTGGTACCAGTTTCTTTTTAACCGTACCATATATCTCAAGCGCTCAAAGGCTGAAAAACATGAAATAGATTATGCTCTGGATTTAATCAAACTTGCAGGAGCGGAGCCGCAGCACTCAATGCCCGAAATATTCCCGGCAAAGGAACATTTCCTTTACGCAGATGAATTTCTTTTATCGCAAGGGATTAAAAAAGAAGACATCCTCATCGGCATTAATCCCGGCAGCGGGCTCTCTGCACGCAAATGGCCTGAAAAAAATTACGGAGAGCTTTCAAAGGCGCTTAAAAAGAATTTCGGTGCAAAGGTGCTCATATTCTGGGGACCAAGCGAGGAAAAGCTGGCAGAAAATGTAAGAATAAATGGCGGGGATGAATGCATCATTGCATGCAAGGCGGACATTCTCCAGCTTGCGGCATTGATTTCAAGATGTTCCCTCTTCATCACAAATAACACCGGTCCCATGCATATAGCAGCAGCGACCAATGTTCCCATGATTTCAATCTTCGATCCCAAGTTTGCATGCTCGCCCGTAAGATGGGGATATGAGGACAGCCGCCGCATAGTGCTTAAGCCTGATATAAAATGTACAACCTCCTGCGATGACAGGAAATGCGGTTATGATGAATGCATGGACCTTGTAACAGTGGATATGGTAATGAGCGCTGCGAGAAAACTGATATGA
- a CDS encoding glycosyltransferase family 4 protein, whose translation MKKPLNILHMSSTRKRGGSGASAMAIVKKLHERGHKVIYVCRESSLGFSMLKEKNLKMITTVGMKAGFKPTPSFISTFLNDIKTIAEIIDEEKINIVHMHSSPEGWIGTVAALRSSMNPALIRTRHIVVPVKRNQANVYMFNNYTDAVITVAETIRQHYFDRGLYDMSKIETIYDGVDISRFNPKLYGSNVRNEFGIKEGTPVISVIARYSRIKGHIYFLEAMKEVVKDFPQAVALLAGQKGKKGNLGVFEELTAATDKLGIKENIRFLDFRTDIPEILAASDIFVLPSIGSEGSSRGTLEAMAMAKPCVVTKVGVLPEFIEEGVTGYLVNKKDGRALAQGIKKLLSNIAEAKKMGERARAKVLERYSEDIMVEKTEDLYYRAIEKKGKRSTVKQ comes from the coding sequence ATGAAAAAACCACTCAACATACTTCACATGTCGAGCACAAGAAAACGCGGAGGCTCCGGTGCAAGCGCCATGGCCATAGTCAAAAAACTCCATGAACGGGGGCACAAGGTAATATACGTTTGCAGGGAGAGCAGCCTCGGCTTCAGCATGCTGAAGGAAAAGAATTTAAAAATGATAACGACTGTTGGAATGAAGGCAGGCTTTAAACCCACTCCGTCATTCATAAGTACATTTTTAAATGATATAAAAACAATAGCTGAGATAATCGACGAAGAAAAAATTAACATTGTCCACATGCACTCATCTCCTGAGGGATGGATCGGAACGGTTGCAGCACTTCGCTCATCTATGAATCCTGCACTTATAAGGACACGCCACATAGTTGTACCGGTAAAGAGAAACCAGGCAAACGTTTATATGTTCAACAATTACACTGATGCTGTAATCACTGTGGCTGAAACAATAAGACAGCATTACTTTGACCGCGGCCTTTATGACATGAGCAAGATAGAAACAATCTACGACGGTGTTGACATCTCAAGGTTCAATCCTAAACTTTACGGCAGCAACGTAAGAAATGAGTTCGGCATAAAAGAGGGAACACCGGTCATCTCGGTCATAGCTCGTTATTCAAGGATAAAGGGACATATTTACTTCCTTGAGGCAATGAAAGAGGTAGTTAAGGATTTCCCGCAGGCTGTAGCGCTCCTTGCCGGCCAGAAAGGGAAAAAAGGGAACCTTGGAGTTTTTGAAGAATTAACTGCTGCTACGGATAAATTAGGAATAAAAGAAAACATAAGATTTCTCGACTTCAGGACTGACATTCCGGAGATACTTGCTGCATCTGACATATTTGTCCTCCCATCCATAGGCTCAGAGGGCTCAAGCCGCGGCACCCTTGAGGCAATGGCGATGGCAAAACCCTGTGTTGTGACAAAGGTAGGAGTGCTTCCTGAATTTATCGAGGAGGGGGTCACTGGTTATCTTGTGAATAAAAAGGATGGTAGAGCCCTTGCTCAGGGTATAAAAAAGCTTCTCTCCAACATAGCAGAAGCAAAAAAGATGGGTGAGCGCGCAAGGGCAAAGGTGCTTGAAAGATACTCAGAAGATATAATGGTTGAAAAAACTGAAGACCTCTATTACAGGGCAATAGAAAAAAAAGGGAAAAGGAGTACAGTAAAACAATGA
- a CDS encoding glycosyltransferase family 4 protein → MKRKLRILQTNNHRGGWGGQPNRVLVKSQGLTKLGHFVIIAVPRGSTLAGRARAKSLNVYDELEFSRKFSLFNKIQEVLKIKNLIESEEIDIVHTHGSQDTWIAATAAHLSKKKPLVIRTRHNIFQVSTHLFNKLLYRKMIDKVIAVSDGVTKIFEENKLIPAESIKIICSSVDLDRFDTENDGAKIRAEFNINKETILIGMAGRLAREKGHDVLIEAAREITAKRTDVKFILAGDGPEEKRLKEKVKEYGMTDSIIFAGFRTDIPEFLAALDIFTLTPISGESLGTAILEAFAMKKPVVAADLGGIHTSVRDGKTGFLFEPGNSKELGEKLIELIENPALRKQFGEAGRKMIEEEFTEERMVALTEELYFEELNKRK, encoded by the coding sequence ATGAAGAGGAAATTGCGGATATTACAGACCAACAATCACAGGGGAGGCTGGGGAGGTCAGCCTAACAGGGTGCTGGTTAAATCCCAGGGCCTGACAAAGCTTGGCCATTTCGTGATAATTGCTGTCCCCCGCGGAAGCACTCTCGCCGGGAGAGCGCGCGCAAAGAGCTTGAACGTATATGATGAGCTTGAATTCTCACGAAAGTTCTCATTGTTCAACAAGATACAAGAAGTCCTAAAGATAAAGAATTTAATCGAGTCCGAGGAGATAGATATTGTCCATACGCACGGCTCGCAGGACACATGGATAGCCGCCACAGCAGCGCATCTTTCTAAGAAAAAACCCTTAGTAATAAGGACAAGGCACAACATCTTTCAGGTAAGCACTCATCTTTTCAACAAACTTCTTTACAGAAAGATGATAGACAAGGTCATAGCTGTGTCCGACGGGGTCACAAAGATTTTTGAAGAAAACAAGCTCATCCCGGCTGAATCAATAAAAATAATATGCAGCAGCGTAGATTTAGACAGATTCGATACAGAAAATGATGGGGCAAAGATAAGGGCTGAGTTCAATATAAATAAAGAGACCATCCTTATAGGAATGGCCGGACGTTTAGCCAGGGAGAAAGGCCATGATGTTCTCATTGAGGCAGCAAGGGAAATCACAGCAAAAAGAACTGACGTTAAGTTCATTCTTGCCGGAGACGGCCCTGAAGAAAAAAGGCTTAAGGAAAAGGTAAAAGAATACGGGATGACGGATTCCATAATATTCGCGGGTTTCAGGACAGATATACCGGAATTCCTCGCAGCCCTCGATATATTCACCCTCACACCAATTTCCGGCGAATCCCTTGGAACAGCCATACTTGAGGCATTTGCTATGAAAAAACCTGTCGTTGCGGCAGACCTGGGAGGGATCCATACATCTGTGCGTGATGGTAAGACCGGATTCCTTTTTGAGCCGGGAAACAGCAAAGAGCTTGGAGAGAAGCTCATCGAGCTGATTGAAAATCCCGCACTTAGGAAGCAGTTTGGGGAAGCCGGCAGGAAAATGATAGAAGAGGAGTTCACAGAGGAAAGGATGGTTGCCTTAACTGAAGAACTCTACTTTGAAGAGCTAAACAAAAGAAAATGA